A genomic window from Luteolibacter sp. LG18 includes:
- the def gene encoding peptide deformylase has protein sequence MILPIVQYGHPVLRQRCKPVTEVNDELVELVGDMLETMVDANGVGLAAPQVGVDLRLAVVDVSHDPECISYLRVNGEDADLESIMPLIFINPELEFGEEKEAGAEGCLSIRGIRAEVRRPLDVKATLPQLDGTTLVVETDGLLARAIQHETDHLNGVLFTDRLPAATKVAMRNRLKKLAQEFENS, from the coding sequence ATGATCCTTCCCATCGTCCAATACGGCCATCCGGTCCTCCGCCAACGTTGCAAGCCCGTGACCGAGGTGAATGACGAGCTCGTGGAGCTGGTGGGGGACATGCTTGAAACCATGGTGGATGCGAACGGCGTGGGCCTCGCGGCTCCCCAGGTGGGCGTGGACCTGCGCCTGGCGGTGGTCGATGTGTCCCACGATCCCGAGTGCATTTCCTATCTGCGGGTCAATGGCGAAGACGCCGACCTCGAGTCGATCATGCCGCTGATCTTCATCAATCCCGAGCTGGAGTTCGGCGAGGAGAAGGAAGCGGGCGCGGAGGGCTGCCTGAGTATCCGCGGCATCCGCGCGGAGGTGCGCCGTCCGCTCGACGTGAAGGCGACGCTGCCGCAGCTCGATGGCACCACACTGGTGGTCGAGACCGACGGTTTGCTGGCCCGCGCGATCCAGCACGAAACGGATCATCTCAATGGCGTCCTGTTCACCGACCGCTTGCCGGCGGCGACCAAGGTGGCCATGCGTAACCGTTTGAAAAAGCTCGCTCAGGAATTTGAGAATAGTTGA
- the mntR gene encoding transcriptional regulator MntR, with amino-acid sequence MPSRSQRTSGSVAMDDYLEQILHLIEEKGYARAVDISKNLGISQASVTNMLQRLDAEGLVKHEKYRGTVLTDEGQRIARAIIERHETLTRFLRLFGIDEETIYRDVEGMEHHVSRPTLDVIRAVADALEADREFLDRVRKLCH; translated from the coding sequence ATGCCTTCACGTTCCCAACGCACCAGCGGCTCCGTCGCCATGGACGACTACCTCGAGCAGATCCTCCACCTGATCGAGGAAAAGGGATACGCGCGTGCCGTGGACATCTCCAAGAACCTCGGGATCTCCCAGGCCAGCGTCACCAACATGCTCCAGCGCCTCGACGCCGAGGGCCTCGTGAAGCACGAGAAATACCGCGGCACCGTGCTCACGGACGAGGGCCAGCGCATCGCCCGCGCGATCATCGAGCGCCACGAGACGCTCACCCGCTTCCTCCGCCTCTTCGGCATCGATGAGGAAACCATCTACCGGGACGTGGAAGGCATGGAGCACCACGTTTCCCGCCCGACCCTGGACGTCATCCGGGCCGTCGCGGATGCCCTGGAAGCGGACCGCGAGTTCCTCGACCGGGTCCGCAAGCTCTGCCACTGA
- a CDS encoding helix-turn-helix domain-containing protein, whose protein sequence is MKRRTVPEIKMIDYGQEHLRRQGFVAMPLMASMQKDPQRSAPHLHDFYQVTLLGGHGRLMHDFREATFSGPILFFVSPGQVHTAYPDPGAEATVVSFTREFFNAHTGDAGLLAELPFYYTSSTPPWLPLEAEETTIARDLFREIQQEFDAAEPGAAEILQALLRILFIRAGRWYRRAHPVGRATRASRLVRDFHLLVEHHFHDWQTLEPYAHQLGVTTNHLNDVVREETGRAAGEHIRQRRLLDAKRLLLHSDLSVSEIGYRLGFNDPSYFSRFFRRYAETTPADFRNEIREKYQSSGD, encoded by the coding sequence ATGAAACGCCGCACGGTCCCGGAGATCAAAATGATCGATTACGGGCAGGAGCACCTGCGCCGCCAGGGCTTCGTGGCCATGCCGCTGATGGCGTCCATGCAGAAGGACCCGCAGCGCAGTGCCCCGCACCTCCACGATTTCTACCAGGTCACCCTGCTCGGCGGCCACGGCCGGTTGATGCATGACTTCCGGGAAGCCACCTTCTCCGGGCCGATCCTGTTCTTCGTCAGCCCCGGCCAAGTCCACACCGCCTATCCCGATCCGGGAGCGGAGGCCACGGTGGTCTCCTTCACCCGCGAGTTCTTCAACGCCCACACCGGCGACGCCGGGCTGCTGGCCGAGCTGCCCTTCTACTACACCTCATCCACCCCGCCGTGGCTGCCGCTGGAGGCCGAGGAAACCACCATCGCCCGCGATCTCTTCCGGGAGATCCAGCAGGAATTCGACGCCGCTGAGCCCGGTGCCGCGGAGATCCTCCAAGCCCTGCTGCGCATCCTCTTCATCCGCGCCGGGCGCTGGTATCGCCGTGCCCACCCGGTGGGACGGGCCACCCGCGCCTCCCGCCTCGTCCGCGATTTCCACCTGCTCGTCGAGCACCACTTCCACGACTGGCAGACGCTGGAACCCTACGCCCACCAGCTCGGCGTGACCACCAACCACCTCAATGACGTGGTCCGCGAGGAAACCGGGCGCGCCGCCGGCGAGCACATCCGTCAGCGCCGCCTTCTCGATGCCAAGCGCCTGCTGCTCCACTCCGACCTCAGCGTGTCCGAAATCGGCTACCGCCTCGGCTTCAACGATCCCTCCTATTTCAGCCGCTTCTTCCGCCGCTACGCGGAAACCACCCCGGCCGACTTCCGGAACGAAATCCGAGAAAAATACCAGTCTTCGGGGGATTGA
- the fumC gene encoding class II fumarate hydratase, producing the protein MTRTETDSMGAIEVAADRYWGAQTQRSLKYFAIGRDVMPRPMIRALGILKKACALVNAELGKLPDEKRELITAAADEVIAGKLDDHFPLRVWQTGSGTQTNMNANEVISNRAIEMAGGEMGSKKPVHPNDDVNLSQSSNDTFPSAMHIAAVEVLEKDLLPACSRFREALVAKRVEFDRIVKIGRTHLQDATPVTFGQEFSGYVSLVDRDIERIRQVMGGLCDLAIGGTAVGTGLNSHPEFAARAAAKIAKLTGLPFRSHPNKFAALSAHDEFVYASGALKTLAGTLMKIANDIRWLGSGPRCGLGELSLPENEPGSSIMPGKVNPTQCEAMTMVAVQVMGNDAAIGFAGSQGNFELNVFNPVMIHNFLHSVELLSGTMRSFAEHCLAGLKVNRAVVDGYVANSLMLVTALNPHIGYDKAAAIAKKAHHDGISLRAAAIASGYLTAAQFDEWVVPERMTRP; encoded by the coding sequence ATGACCCGCACCGAGACCGACAGCATGGGGGCCATCGAGGTGGCGGCCGACCGTTACTGGGGCGCGCAGACGCAGCGCTCGCTGAAATACTTCGCCATCGGCCGGGATGTGATGCCGCGGCCGATGATCCGTGCGCTCGGAATACTGAAGAAGGCCTGCGCGCTGGTGAACGCGGAGCTGGGCAAGCTGCCGGACGAGAAGCGGGAGCTGATCACGGCGGCGGCGGACGAGGTGATCGCGGGCAAGCTGGACGACCATTTCCCGCTGCGGGTGTGGCAGACCGGCAGCGGCACGCAGACGAACATGAACGCCAACGAGGTGATTTCGAACCGCGCCATCGAGATGGCGGGCGGCGAGATGGGCTCGAAGAAACCGGTGCATCCGAACGATGACGTGAACCTGTCGCAGTCGTCGAACGACACGTTTCCGAGCGCGATGCACATCGCGGCGGTGGAGGTGCTGGAGAAGGACCTGCTGCCCGCGTGCTCGCGGTTCCGGGAAGCGCTGGTGGCGAAGCGGGTGGAGTTCGACCGGATCGTGAAGATCGGCCGCACGCACCTGCAGGATGCGACGCCGGTGACCTTCGGCCAGGAGTTTTCCGGCTACGTTTCACTCGTCGACCGCGACATCGAGCGTATCCGGCAGGTGATGGGCGGCTTGTGCGATCTGGCGATCGGCGGCACGGCGGTGGGCACGGGCTTGAACTCGCATCCGGAATTCGCGGCGCGGGCGGCGGCGAAGATCGCGAAGCTCACCGGGCTGCCGTTCCGGAGCCATCCGAACAAGTTCGCGGCGCTGAGCGCGCATGACGAGTTCGTCTATGCCTCCGGCGCACTCAAGACGCTGGCGGGCACGCTGATGAAGATCGCGAATGACATCCGCTGGCTGGGCAGCGGCCCGCGTTGCGGCCTGGGCGAGCTTTCACTGCCGGAGAACGAGCCGGGTTCCTCGATCATGCCGGGGAAGGTGAATCCGACCCAGTGCGAGGCGATGACGATGGTGGCGGTGCAGGTGATGGGGAACGATGCGGCGATCGGGTTCGCGGGCAGCCAGGGCAATTTCGAGCTGAATGTGTTCAATCCCGTGATGATCCATAATTTCCTGCACAGCGTGGAGTTGTTGTCCGGGACGATGCGGAGCTTCGCCGAGCATTGCCTGGCGGGACTGAAGGTGAACCGCGCGGTGGTGGACGGCTATGTGGCGAACAGCCTGATGCTGGTCACGGCCCTCAACCCGCACATCGGCTACGACAAGGCGGCGGCGATCGCGAAGAAGGCGCATCATGACGGAATCAGCCTGCGCGCGGCGGCGATCGCGAGCGGGTATCTCACCGCGGCGCAGTTCGATGAATGGGTGGTGCCGGAGCGGATGACGCGACCATAG
- a CDS encoding biopolymer transporter ExbD, producing the protein MRFQRPPKIQKTAQIVPLIDILLVLLIYFIVTTQTKKPRDVMRIELPTVHELPSDKEGASRSVIRVDAAGQVMLDSLAVPDGLLDSYLQAFMKKNPGRKLELEADKGLPIERLLGIWDALTKAGIQIKDVPARIRRPE; encoded by the coding sequence GTGAGGTTCCAACGTCCGCCCAAGATCCAGAAGACGGCACAGATCGTGCCGTTGATCGATATCCTGCTGGTGCTGCTGATCTATTTCATCGTCACCACGCAGACGAAAAAACCGCGGGACGTGATGCGGATCGAGTTGCCGACGGTGCACGAGCTGCCCTCGGACAAGGAGGGCGCGTCCCGCTCCGTGATCCGGGTGGATGCCGCGGGGCAGGTGATGCTGGACTCGCTGGCGGTGCCGGACGGGCTGCTCGACTCCTACCTGCAGGCGTTCATGAAGAAGAATCCCGGTCGCAAGCTGGAGCTGGAGGCGGACAAAGGCCTGCCGATCGAGCGGCTGCTGGGCATTTGGGATGCGTTGACCAAGGCGGGCATCCAGATTAAGGACGTGCCCGCCCGCATCCGCAGGCCGGAATAA
- a CDS encoding M56 family metallopeptidase: protein MNALIVFPLLAAIAVWFAGRRDASRDPRLTTLALALLALAPLFLFLPKIPLLPAPVLAESTAPALTIPGWLIPSLWLVGFIVSLSRLALSALGLSRWRKRSHLLETTADGVEIRELPGLSGPVAAGILRKTVFVPAGWAGWDDATRDTVLLHELAHHRRHDPLVRWIAALAVAVHWFNPLVHWMNRRLALQCEHACDRRVLATGIRADRYAEMLCRFASRGRTPATGLAMAEMSSLEARVRHLMAPRSSRGFFTLAALASLVIWGGFLLPLLGRKPAPANAPDRTEVELRLSANPFPADTP from the coding sequence ATGAACGCGCTGATCGTTTTCCCCCTGCTTGCCGCCATCGCCGTGTGGTTCGCCGGACGCCGCGATGCCTCGCGCGATCCGCGCCTCACCACCTTGGCGCTGGCCCTGCTCGCGCTCGCGCCGCTGTTTCTCTTCCTGCCGAAAATCCCGCTGCTTCCCGCCCCGGTGCTGGCCGAGTCCACCGCTCCGGCCCTCACCATCCCCGGGTGGCTGATCCCCTCGCTTTGGCTCGTCGGTTTCATCGTGAGCCTCTCCCGGCTCGCGCTCTCCGCGCTCGGCCTCTCGCGCTGGCGGAAACGCTCCCATCTTCTCGAAACGACCGCCGATGGCGTGGAGATCCGCGAGCTGCCCGGCCTTTCCGGCCCCGTCGCCGCGGGCATCCTGCGGAAAACCGTCTTCGTGCCCGCCGGTTGGGCCGGATGGGATGACGCCACCCGCGACACCGTGCTCCTCCACGAGCTCGCCCACCACCGCCGCCACGATCCCCTCGTCCGCTGGATCGCCGCCCTCGCCGTAGCCGTGCATTGGTTCAATCCGCTCGTCCACTGGATGAACCGCCGCCTCGCCCTCCAGTGCGAACACGCCTGCGACCGCCGCGTGCTCGCCACCGGCATCCGCGCCGACCGCTACGCGGAAATGCTCTGCCGCTTCGCCTCGCGTGGGCGCACACCCGCCACCGGGCTCGCCATGGCGGAGATGTCCTCGCTGGAGGCCCGCGTCCGCCACCTCATGGCCCCGCGTTCGTCGCGCGGCTTCTTCACCCTCGCCGCGCTCGCGAGCCTCGTCATCTGGGGCGGTTTCCTGCTGCCGCTGCTGGGCCGCAAGCCAGCCCCCGCGAACGCCCCCGACCGCACCGAGGTCGAGCTCCGCCTCAGCGCGAATCCCTTCCCGGCGGACACTCCCTGA
- a CDS encoding c-type cytochrome, whose protein sequence is MIRPAIISALALATANAELSATFKAGEATDSRLDRLPALLVKAGEPATPFLAPGPFEVTWTGKLVLAERQRLAFSFEGTGSATLTVDGKPLLEESGTLGAKASDSTRLNPGEHDIAITFKSQPDGSGRFRLFWEERAFPKQSVPPLAFKTEASDAAKLGELQRQGRLLFASNHCAKCHVPASGLGANPMPETSEFAPLLAGEGERVTEEWLTRWIADPHKLRPSTRMPALVDAGSDAGRQQAADIAAFIASQKLGGAPGKAPDAALAQKGGETFHTLGCVACHTLPSQTEPDKDHKRIPLNNVASKYQPGALTAFLKKPDAFHSTTGMPDFRLSDDEAGSLAAFLTTASTGKETKLAAAAPKGDLARGEALVKSLNCGSCHPGLPMAEKTVAPAMDAIFAKDWSAAGCVAPAAKRGKAPVLNLDDNERAALAAFAKTGSTPLTRDTPAEYVRREITAQRCTACHAIDDQHALLDDIHNESRSLVADVKHLDERVAQDRPRFTFLGEMLHASYTESMLQGTAEPRPRPWLLMRMPAFHSKAKSLAEGFARLHGIEPGKPGDVKVDPAHAEIGKALASAEGFGCVTCHAIGEAKPTAAFEVEGVNLRLAKERLRDEYFFRWMDNPPSVTSNTKMPRYADGNQSQRTDVLEGDARKQYEAIWEYLHQTKE, encoded by the coding sequence ATGATCCGCCCCGCGATCATCTCCGCCCTCGCGCTCGCCACGGCGAATGCCGAGCTCTCCGCCACCTTCAAGGCGGGTGAAGCCACCGATTCCCGTCTCGACCGCCTCCCGGCCCTCCTCGTGAAAGCCGGAGAACCCGCCACCCCCTTCCTCGCTCCCGGCCCCTTCGAGGTCACCTGGACCGGCAAGCTGGTCCTCGCCGAGCGCCAGCGCCTCGCCTTCTCCTTCGAAGGCACCGGCTCCGCCACCCTCACTGTCGATGGCAAGCCGCTGCTGGAGGAATCCGGCACGCTCGGCGCGAAGGCGTCGGACAGCACCCGCCTCAATCCCGGCGAGCACGACATTGCCATCACCTTCAAGAGCCAGCCCGATGGCTCCGGCCGCTTCCGACTGTTCTGGGAGGAACGCGCGTTTCCGAAGCAATCCGTGCCACCGCTCGCCTTCAAGACCGAGGCCAGCGACGCTGCCAAGCTCGGCGAACTCCAGCGCCAGGGCCGCCTCCTCTTCGCCAGCAACCACTGCGCGAAATGCCACGTGCCCGCCAGCGGACTCGGGGCCAATCCGATGCCGGAAACCAGCGAGTTCGCGCCGCTGCTCGCGGGCGAAGGCGAACGCGTGACCGAGGAATGGCTCACCCGCTGGATCGCCGATCCGCACAAGCTCCGCCCGTCCACCCGCATGCCCGCGCTGGTCGATGCCGGGAGCGACGCCGGACGCCAGCAGGCGGCCGACATCGCCGCCTTCATCGCCAGCCAGAAGCTCGGCGGTGCCCCCGGCAAGGCACCGGACGCCGCGCTTGCCCAGAAGGGCGGCGAGACCTTCCACACGCTCGGTTGCGTGGCCTGCCACACGCTTCCCTCGCAGACCGAGCCGGACAAGGACCACAAGCGCATCCCGCTGAACAACGTCGCCTCGAAGTACCAGCCCGGCGCGCTCACCGCCTTCCTCAAGAAGCCGGACGCGTTCCACTCCACGACCGGCATGCCGGACTTCCGCCTCAGCGATGACGAGGCCGGTTCGCTCGCCGCCTTCCTCACCACCGCCTCCACCGGCAAGGAAACCAAGCTGGCAGCAGCCGCGCCGAAGGGCGATCTCGCCCGCGGCGAGGCCTTGGTGAAATCGCTGAACTGCGGTTCCTGCCATCCCGGCCTGCCGATGGCGGAGAAGACCGTCGCTCCCGCAATGGACGCGATCTTTGCCAAGGATTGGTCCGCCGCCGGTTGCGTCGCCCCCGCCGCCAAGCGCGGCAAGGCCCCGGTGCTCAACCTCGATGACAACGAGCGCGCCGCCCTCGCCGCGTTCGCGAAAACCGGCAGCACCCCACTGACCCGCGACACGCCCGCCGAATACGTGCGACGCGAGATCACCGCCCAGCGCTGCACCGCCTGCCACGCGATCGATGACCAGCACGCCCTGCTCGATGACATCCACAACGAGAGCCGCTCGCTGGTGGCCGACGTGAAGCACCTCGACGAACGCGTCGCCCAGGACCGCCCGCGCTTCACCTTCCTCGGTGAAATGCTGCACGCCTCCTACACCGAGTCGATGCTCCAGGGCACCGCCGAGCCGCGCCCCCGCCCGTGGCTGCTGATGCGCATGCCCGCCTTCCACTCGAAGGCCAAGTCGCTCGCCGAGGGTTTCGCCCGCCTCCACGGCATCGAACCCGGCAAGCCGGGTGACGTGAAGGTGGATCCCGCCCATGCCGAAATCGGCAAGGCACTGGCGAGCGCCGAAGGCTTCGGCTGCGTCACCTGCCATGCCATCGGCGAGGCCAAGCCCACCGCCGCCTTCGAAGTGGAGGGCGTGAACCTCCGGCTGGCGAAGGAGCGCCTGCGCGATGAGTACTTCTTCCGCTGGATGGACAACCCGCCTTCGGTCACCTCGAACACCAAGATGCCGCGCTACGCCGACGGCAACCAATCGCAACGCACCGACGTCCTCGAAGGCGACGCCCGCAAGCAATACGAAGCCATCTGGGAATACCTCCACCAAACCAAGGAGTAG
- a CDS encoding MFS transporter: MQESCATPTEAAPSRPVHNTVFALLFAISFSHMLNDTIQALLPSIYPILKDSYGLNFTQLGLITFTFQVTASLLQPVVGFLTDRKPMPYSLPIGMSLTLIGLISLSRASSFPMILMSAAMVGGGSAVFHPEASRIAHMAAGKRRGLAQSLFQVGGNMGSSFGPLLAALVIVPHGQGSISWFSVVALLGVVVLFQVGRWQAGNLHRIQRKPKPTEAVALNHPSRRTVVIALLVLVALTFSKYVYLSSLTSYYTFYLIDRFHVSVQSAQYHLFLLLFAVAAGTIIGGPVGDRFGRKRVIWGSILGVAPFSLWLPHAGLGMTAVLSVIIGLVLASAFSAILVYAQELLPGKVGMIAGLFFGLAFGIAGIGSAVLGKVADHTGINYVFQLCAYLPLLGLLTVFLPDVETKEK, encoded by the coding sequence ATGCAAGAGTCCTGCGCCACTCCTACCGAAGCCGCGCCTAGCCGCCCGGTGCACAACACGGTCTTCGCGCTGCTGTTCGCCATCAGCTTCTCCCACATGCTGAATGACACGATCCAGGCGCTGCTGCCCTCGATCTACCCGATCCTCAAAGATTCCTACGGGCTGAATTTCACCCAGCTCGGACTCATCACCTTCACCTTCCAGGTCACCGCCTCGCTGCTCCAGCCGGTCGTCGGCTTCCTCACCGACCGCAAGCCGATGCCCTACTCGCTGCCGATCGGCATGAGCCTCACCCTGATCGGCCTCATCTCGCTGTCCCGCGCCTCCAGCTTCCCGATGATCTTGATGTCCGCGGCCATGGTCGGCGGCGGCTCCGCGGTCTTCCATCCGGAGGCCTCCCGCATCGCCCACATGGCCGCCGGCAAGCGCCGCGGTCTCGCGCAATCGCTGTTCCAAGTGGGCGGCAACATGGGCAGCTCGTTCGGTCCGTTGCTCGCCGCACTGGTCATCGTGCCGCATGGCCAGGGCTCGATCTCGTGGTTCTCCGTGGTCGCGCTGCTCGGCGTGGTCGTGCTGTTCCAGGTCGGCCGCTGGCAGGCCGGAAACCTGCACCGCATCCAGCGCAAGCCGAAGCCCACAGAGGCCGTCGCGCTCAACCACCCTTCTCGCCGCACGGTGGTGATCGCGCTGCTGGTGCTCGTCGCCCTGACCTTCTCGAAGTACGTCTACCTCTCCTCGCTCACCAGCTACTACACTTTCTACCTGATCGACCGCTTCCACGTCTCGGTGCAAAGCGCGCAGTATCACCTCTTCCTGCTGCTGTTCGCCGTGGCCGCCGGCACCATCATCGGCGGACCGGTGGGCGACCGCTTCGGGCGGAAGCGCGTGATCTGGGGCTCGATCCTCGGCGTGGCGCCGTTCTCGCTATGGCTGCCCCACGCCGGCCTCGGCATGACCGCCGTGCTCAGCGTGATCATCGGCCTGGTGCTGGCCTCCGCCTTCTCCGCCATCCTCGTCTATGCCCAGGAACTCCTGCCGGGCAAGGTGGGCATGATCGCGGGCCTGTTCTTCGGTCTCGCCTTCGGCATCGCGGGCATCGGCTCCGCCGTCCTCGGCAAGGTCGCCGACCACACCGGCATCAACTACGTCTTCCAGCTCTGCGCCTACCTCCCGCTGCTCGGCCTGCTGACGGTCTTCCTGCCCGACGTCGAGACCAAGGAGAAGTAG
- the rsmA gene encoding 16S rRNA (adenine(1518)-N(6)/adenine(1519)-N(6))-dimethyltransferase RsmA gives MTGREIREVLELSGVTPSRQLGQNFLIDPNCARWIVSQLEVTPDDAVVEVGPGTGALSEHLVGNVRRLILVEFDARLAAMLKERFKDEPTVEVHHEDGVKFDVRKLFKHRPVKFLGNLPYSCGGAILKNFLSRPHPFERAVIMLQKEVIDRLAAVPRTKDYGVLTLRVQSGWEVKPLRTVPPEAFFPRPQIDSSVAVLTPRVSGLPPFDDRLFDELVRRGFSQRRKQIKKHMPETPAWEEVAESIGVQVSARAEELSLDQWVALARAYDSHPLMDVPQKDAEIFDVVDENDQVTGQATRGEVHAKGLLHRAVHVFAVNRRGEVLLQRRSLLKDSHPGVWDSSVSGHLDAGEDYETAVVRELEEEMGIVDAEPEEIARIAPCEATGWEHVRLYRCRHDGAVRFPCAEIDAAQWFPPREVQAWIDARPEDFASGFLVCWNAVVALPPEPA, from the coding sequence ATGACGGGACGCGAGATTCGTGAGGTGCTGGAGCTGTCCGGGGTGACCCCCAGCCGCCAGTTGGGTCAGAATTTCCTGATCGATCCGAATTGCGCCCGCTGGATCGTTTCCCAGCTTGAAGTCACGCCGGACGACGCCGTGGTGGAGGTCGGCCCGGGAACCGGGGCGCTCAGCGAGCACCTGGTCGGGAACGTCCGCCGTCTGATCCTGGTGGAGTTCGATGCCCGCCTCGCGGCCATGCTCAAGGAGCGGTTCAAGGACGAGCCCACCGTGGAGGTGCATCACGAAGACGGCGTGAAGTTCGATGTTCGGAAGCTCTTCAAGCACCGCCCGGTCAAATTCCTCGGCAACCTGCCCTATTCCTGCGGCGGGGCCATCCTGAAGAATTTCCTGAGCCGCCCGCATCCGTTCGAGCGCGCGGTCATCATGCTCCAGAAGGAGGTCATCGACCGCCTCGCCGCTGTCCCCCGGACCAAGGACTACGGCGTCCTGACCCTCCGCGTGCAGAGCGGCTGGGAGGTCAAGCCGCTGCGGACCGTGCCACCGGAGGCGTTTTTCCCGCGTCCACAGATCGATTCCAGCGTGGCGGTTCTGACACCGCGGGTGTCGGGCCTGCCGCCGTTCGACGACCGCCTGTTCGATGAGCTGGTGCGTCGGGGGTTCTCCCAGCGCCGGAAGCAGATCAAGAAGCACATGCCGGAGACCCCGGCATGGGAAGAGGTGGCGGAGTCCATCGGGGTCCAGGTGTCCGCCCGTGCCGAGGAGTTGTCGCTCGACCAATGGGTGGCGCTCGCCCGGGCCTACGATTCCCACCCGCTGATGGACGTGCCGCAGAAGGACGCGGAGATTTTCGACGTGGTGGATGAAAACGACCAGGTCACCGGCCAAGCGACCCGCGGGGAAGTCCATGCCAAGGGGCTGCTGCACCGGGCGGTCCACGTTTTCGCGGTCAACCGCCGTGGCGAGGTGCTGCTCCAGCGGCGCTCGCTGTTGAAGGACTCCCATCCGGGCGTCTGGGACTCCAGCGTGTCCGGGCACCTGGATGCCGGGGAGGACTATGAAACCGCCGTGGTGCGGGAGCTGGAGGAGGAAATGGGCATCGTGGACGCGGAGCCGGAGGAAATCGCCCGGATCGCACCGTGCGAGGCCACGGGTTGGGAGCATGTCCGGCTCTACCGCTGCCGTCACGATGGCGCGGTGCGGTTTCCCTGTGCGGAGATCGATGCCGCCCAGTGGTTCCCGCCCCGGGAGGTGCAAGCGTGGATCGATGCGCGACCGGAAGACTTTGCCAGCGGGTTCCTGGTATGCTGGAACGCGGTGGTGGCGCTACCGCCGGAACCGGCCTGA
- a CDS encoding BlaI/MecI/CopY family transcriptional regulator, translated as MKPLENQLSRRERQVMDILFRLGKATAQEVMDEMSDPPSYSAVRALMVTLETKGHVKHGKESRRYVYSPAVPERKAKRSALKQLLATFFEGRPENLVASLLDPDDQQLSGEEIERIRSLIDPKEK; from the coding sequence ATGAAGCCTCTGGAAAACCAGCTCTCGCGCCGCGAGCGGCAGGTCATGGACATCCTCTTCCGCCTCGGCAAGGCCACCGCCCAGGAGGTGATGGACGAGATGAGCGACCCGCCCAGCTACTCCGCCGTGCGCGCCCTGATGGTGACGCTGGAGACGAAGGGACACGTGAAACACGGCAAGGAATCCCGCCGTTACGTCTACTCGCCCGCCGTCCCGGAGAGGAAAGCCAAGCGCTCCGCCCTGAAGCAGCTCCTGGCGACCTTTTTCGAGGGACGTCCGGAGAATCTCGTGGCATCCTTGCTGGATCCGGACGACCAGCAGCTCAGCGGCGAGGAGATCGAACGCATCCGCAGCCTGATCGACCCAAAGGAGAAATAG
- a CDS encoding MotA/TolQ/ExbB proton channel family protein translates to MTLVSFLSAQVPDSPGALETLGKFFREGGFFIYPLVLASVVGVTVIVFKALSLRRATVVPEDLARKIESLEGDYDHDRWRVIQGEFQRGTSMLGRLGTVTVRHAGKEQAQITHAVEAAARGEMVHLHSGIQTLDVLIAAAPLLGLLGTVSGLVSVFRGLSDSTDNLAIARGIAEALHTTIFGISIAVVALVAHAWFVRRIELMTARLESVLADLARFCAKPSNP, encoded by the coding sequence ATGACCCTCGTTTCATTCCTGTCCGCCCAGGTGCCGGATTCGCCCGGCGCGCTCGAGACCCTCGGCAAGTTTTTCCGTGAAGGCGGCTTTTTCATCTACCCGCTGGTGCTGGCCTCGGTGGTGGGGGTGACGGTGATCGTGTTCAAGGCACTGTCACTGCGCCGCGCGACGGTGGTGCCCGAGGATCTGGCGAGGAAGATCGAATCGCTGGAAGGAGACTACGACCACGACCGGTGGCGGGTGATCCAGGGGGAGTTCCAGCGTGGCACCAGCATGCTGGGCCGGCTGGGGACGGTGACGGTGCGGCACGCGGGCAAGGAGCAGGCGCAAATCACGCACGCGGTGGAAGCCGCGGCGCGCGGGGAAATGGTTCACCTGCACTCCGGGATCCAGACGCTGGATGTTCTCATCGCCGCCGCGCCGCTGCTGGGGTTGCTCGGCACCGTCAGTGGTTTGGTGTCGGTGTTCCGCGGTCTCAGCGATTCCACGGACAATCTCGCGATCGCCCGTGGCATTGCCGAGGCGCTGCACACCACGATTTTCGGAATCTCGATCGCGGTGGTGGCACTGGTCGCCCACGCTTGGTTCGTGCGCCGGATCGAGCTCATGACCGCCCGGCTGGAGAGCGTGCTGGCCGATCTGGCCCGTTTTTGCGCGAAACCCTCCAATCCCTGA